Proteins co-encoded in one Burkholderia ambifaria AMMD genomic window:
- a CDS encoding molybdenum cofactor biosynthesis protein MoaE, with amino-acid sequence MATIRIQTDDFDLNAEVAALRARNPKIGAVACFVGTVRDLNEGDSVAAMELEHYPGMTEKALEKIAAEAGRRWPGIDVAIVHRVGRLLPLDQIVMVATVASHRGDAFASCEFVMDYLKTEAPFWKKETTPDGERWVDARSADDAALARWGVESGNTRR; translated from the coding sequence ATGGCAACGATCCGAATCCAGACCGACGATTTCGACCTGAACGCCGAAGTGGCGGCATTGCGCGCGCGTAACCCGAAAATCGGCGCGGTCGCGTGTTTCGTCGGCACCGTGCGTGACCTGAACGAAGGCGATTCGGTCGCCGCGATGGAGCTCGAGCACTATCCGGGGATGACCGAGAAGGCGCTCGAGAAGATCGCCGCCGAGGCCGGCCGGCGCTGGCCCGGCATCGACGTCGCGATCGTGCATCGCGTCGGCCGGCTGCTGCCGCTCGACCAGATCGTGATGGTCGCCACCGTCGCGTCGCACCGCGGCGACGCGTTCGCGTCGTGCGAGTTCGTGATGGATTACCTGAAGACCGAGGCGCCGTTCTGGAAAAAGGAAACGACGCCGGACGGCGAACGCTGGGTCGATGCGCGCAGCGCCGACGATGCGGCGCTCGCGCGCTGGGGCGTCGAATCGGGTAACACGCGGCGCTGA
- a CDS encoding glycosyltransferase family 39 protein encodes MNDTPSRLPLNRITLALLFLALAIVWFAPLGLRHLIPSDEGRYAEMAREMFVTGDWITPRYNGYKYFEKPPLQTWLNALTFAWFGIGEWQARLYTGLASFAGVLLVGFTGARLFNPLSGFLAAVVLACSPYWNLMGHFNALDMGLAFWMALSLCSLLLAQRPGLRAGAVRGWMWACWAAMAFAVLSKGLVGLILPGAVLVLYTLVARDWALWKRLYLVSGLVIFFAIVTPWFVLVQQRNPEFFNFFFIVQQFRRYLTPEQNRPGPLYYFVPVLLVGFLPWLSVTWQSIRHALRMPRQPNGFSPMLVLLIWSAFIFVFFSVSHSKLISYVLPVAPALALMIGAYLPLMTAERFRRHLLGYLVFFVVAAFGIIFLAYQGDARTPNALYRAFQMWLYAGLAVAAALTLAAAWLNRRVGVAAAIAAFGAAWLAFGTIGGTGHDEFGRYSSGALLAPTVRAELAKLPPDTPFYSIEMLDHTFPFYMGHTTIMVQRQDELAFGISVEPNKWIPTVGQWIERWKQETHALAIMPTGQYDTLVKQGVPMRVIARDNRRVIVEKPQS; translated from the coding sequence ATGAACGATACGCCGTCGAGGCTACCGCTCAATCGCATCACGCTCGCCCTTCTGTTCCTCGCGCTCGCGATCGTCTGGTTCGCGCCGCTCGGGCTGCGGCACCTGATCCCGAGCGACGAAGGCCGCTACGCGGAGATGGCCCGGGAAATGTTCGTCACCGGCGACTGGATCACGCCGCGCTACAACGGCTACAAGTACTTCGAGAAGCCGCCGCTGCAGACCTGGCTGAACGCGCTGACGTTCGCGTGGTTCGGCATCGGCGAATGGCAGGCGCGCCTCTACACGGGCCTCGCCAGCTTCGCCGGCGTGCTGCTGGTCGGCTTCACCGGCGCGCGCCTGTTCAACCCGTTGTCGGGCTTCCTCGCGGCCGTCGTGCTCGCGTGCTCGCCATACTGGAACCTGATGGGCCACTTCAACGCGCTCGACATGGGGCTCGCGTTCTGGATGGCGCTGTCGCTCTGCTCGCTGCTGCTCGCGCAGCGCCCCGGGCTGCGCGCGGGCGCGGTGCGCGGCTGGATGTGGGCGTGCTGGGCCGCGATGGCGTTCGCGGTGCTGTCGAAAGGCCTCGTCGGCCTGATCCTGCCCGGCGCCGTGCTGGTGCTCTATACGCTGGTCGCCCGCGACTGGGCGCTGTGGAAGCGGCTCTATCTGGTGAGCGGCCTCGTGATCTTCTTCGCGATCGTCACGCCGTGGTTCGTGCTCGTCCAGCAGCGCAATCCCGAGTTCTTCAACTTCTTCTTCATCGTCCAGCAGTTCCGCCGCTACCTTACCCCGGAACAGAACCGCCCGGGCCCGCTCTACTACTTCGTGCCGGTGCTGCTGGTCGGCTTCCTGCCGTGGCTGTCGGTCACGTGGCAGAGCATCCGTCACGCGCTGCGCATGCCGCGCCAGCCGAACGGCTTCTCCCCGATGCTCGTGCTGCTGATCTGGAGCGCGTTCATCTTCGTGTTCTTCAGCGTGTCGCACTCGAAGCTGATCTCGTATGTGCTGCCGGTCGCGCCGGCGCTCGCGCTGATGATCGGCGCGTACCTGCCGCTGATGACCGCGGAGCGGTTCCGCCGCCACCTGCTCGGCTACCTCGTGTTCTTCGTCGTCGCGGCGTTCGGGATCATCTTCCTCGCGTACCAGGGCGACGCCCGCACGCCGAACGCGCTGTATCGCGCGTTCCAGATGTGGCTGTACGCGGGCCTCGCGGTCGCGGCCGCGCTGACGCTCGCCGCCGCGTGGCTGAATCGCCGCGTGGGCGTCGCGGCCGCGATCGCCGCGTTCGGCGCCGCGTGGCTCGCGTTCGGCACGATCGGCGGCACCGGTCACGACGAGTTCGGCCGCTACAGCTCGGGCGCGCTGCTCGCGCCCACCGTGCGCGCCGAACTGGCGAAGCTGCCGCCCGACACGCCGTTCTACTCGATCGAGATGCTCGATCACACGTTCCCGTTCTATATGGGCCACACGACGATCATGGTCCAGCGCCAGGACGAGCTCGCCTTCGGCATCTCGGTCGAGCCGAACAAATGGATCCCGACCGTCGGCCAATGGATCGAACGCTGGAAGCAGGAAACCCATGCGCTCGCGATCATGCCGACCGGCCAGTACGACACGCTGGTCAAGCAAGGCGTGCCGATGCGCGTGATCGCGCGCGACAACCGCCGCGTGATCGTCGAGAAACCGCAATCGTAA
- a CDS encoding pyridoxal phosphate-dependent aminotransferase — translation MKPIQKSNKLLNVCYDIRGPVLEHAKRLEEEGHRIIKLNIGNLAPFGFDAPDEIIQDMIRNLPASSGYSDSKGVFSARKAVMHYTQQKGVVGVGLDDIYIGNGASELIVMATQALLNDGDEVLLPAPDYPLWTAAVSLSGGTPVHYVCDEQNAWMPDLDDIRRKITPNTKAIVVINPNNPTGALYSDELLLELLAIAREHGLIVFADEVYDKIVYDGLEHTALGSLSEDVITVTFNSLSKSYRSCGYRAGWMAVSGLGGDNRRRAKDYLEGLGILSSMRLCANVPGQFAIQTALGGYQSINELIVPSGRLYKQRELAYDMLTSIPGVTCVKPQAALYMFPRLDPKLYPIQNDQQFILDLLLEERVLLVQGTGFNWAAPDHFRVVFLPNLDDLTDSINRIARFLDGYRKRHSV, via the coding sequence GTGAAACCGATTCAGAAGTCGAACAAGCTGCTCAACGTCTGCTACGACATCCGTGGCCCGGTGCTCGAGCACGCGAAGCGCCTCGAGGAAGAAGGCCACCGCATCATCAAGCTGAACATCGGCAACCTCGCGCCGTTCGGGTTCGACGCGCCGGACGAGATCATCCAGGACATGATCCGCAACCTGCCGGCGTCGTCCGGCTATTCGGATTCGAAAGGGGTGTTCTCGGCCCGCAAGGCCGTGATGCACTACACGCAGCAAAAGGGCGTGGTCGGCGTCGGCCTCGACGACATCTACATCGGCAACGGCGCGTCCGAGCTGATCGTGATGGCGACCCAGGCGCTGCTGAACGACGGCGACGAGGTGCTGCTGCCGGCGCCCGACTATCCGCTGTGGACGGCCGCCGTGAGCCTGTCGGGCGGTACGCCCGTGCATTACGTGTGCGACGAGCAGAACGCGTGGATGCCCGACCTCGACGACATCCGCCGCAAGATCACGCCGAACACCAAGGCGATCGTCGTGATCAACCCGAACAACCCGACGGGCGCCCTTTATTCCGACGAATTGCTGCTCGAGCTGCTCGCGATCGCGCGCGAGCACGGGCTGATCGTGTTCGCCGACGAGGTCTACGACAAGATCGTCTACGACGGGCTCGAGCACACCGCGCTCGGTTCGCTGTCGGAAGACGTGATCACCGTCACGTTCAACAGCCTGTCGAAGAGCTATCGCTCGTGCGGCTACCGCGCGGGCTGGATGGCCGTGTCGGGCCTGGGCGGCGACAATCGCCGGCGCGCGAAGGATTACCTGGAAGGCCTCGGGATCCTGTCGTCGATGCGCCTGTGCGCGAACGTGCCCGGGCAGTTCGCGATCCAGACCGCGCTGGGCGGCTACCAGAGCATCAACGAGCTGATCGTGCCGAGCGGGCGCCTGTACAAGCAGCGCGAGCTCGCGTATGACATGCTCACGTCGATTCCCGGCGTGACCTGCGTGAAGCCGCAGGCCGCGCTGTACATGTTCCCGCGCCTCGATCCCAAGCTCTATCCGATCCAGAACGACCAGCAGTTCATCCTCGACCTGTTGCTCGAGGAGCGTGTGCTGCTCGTGCAGGGAACGGGCTTCAACTGGGCGGCCCCGGATCACTTCCGCGTGGTGTTCCTGCCGAACCTCGACGACCTGACCGATTCGATCAACCGGATCGCGCGCTTCCTCGACGGCTACCGCAAGCGCCATTCCGTCTGA
- a CDS encoding Mth938-like domain-containing protein translates to MKLHQDTSGALNTVTGYGPDYVDVNLQRHEGSVIVLPGAPVREWPVSSFDALAPEHFAMLLDPAPELVIFGSGARLRFPHPRLVAALTAKRIGVETMDFQAACRTYNILMAEGRKVAAALLIER, encoded by the coding sequence TTGAAACTGCACCAGGACACGAGCGGCGCGCTCAACACCGTCACCGGCTACGGCCCCGATTATGTCGACGTCAACCTCCAACGCCACGAAGGGAGCGTCATCGTACTGCCCGGCGCACCGGTGCGGGAATGGCCGGTGTCGTCGTTCGACGCACTCGCGCCCGAGCATTTCGCGATGCTGCTCGACCCGGCGCCCGAACTCGTGATCTTCGGCAGCGGCGCACGGCTGCGCTTCCCGCACCCGCGGCTCGTGGCCGCGCTCACGGCCAAGCGAATCGGCGTCGAGACGATGGATTTCCAGGCCGCCTGCCGCACCTACAACATCCTGATGGCCGAGGGCCGCAAAGTCGCCGCCGCGCTCTTAATTGAACGTTAA
- the thrC gene encoding threonine synthase, giving the protein MNYISTRGAGIGERHTFSDILLGGLAKDGGLYLPAEYPKVSADELARWRALPYADLAFEILSKFCDDVPADDLRAITRRTYTAAVYSNTRHGENASDITPLKTLGTENGTALSLLELSNGPTLAFKDMAMQLLGNLFEYTLAKHGDALNILGATSGDTGSAAEYAMRGKAGVRVFMLSPHKKMSAFQTAQMFSLQDPNIFNLAVEGVFDDCQDIVKAVSNDHAFKAQQKIGTVNSINWARVVAQVVYYFKGYFAATQSNEERVSFTVPSGNFGNVCAGHIARMMGLPIAKLVVATNENDVLDEFFRTGAYRVRSAENTYHTSSPSMDISKASNFERFVFDLLGRDPARVMQLFRDVEEKGGFDLAASGDFARVAEFGFVSGRSSHTDRIATIRDVFSRYDTMIDTHTADGVKVAREHLDAGVPMVVLETAQPIKFGETIREALDREAERPAAFDGLEALPQRFEVVKADAQQVKDFIAAHTGA; this is encoded by the coding sequence ATGAACTACATCTCCACGCGCGGCGCCGGCATCGGCGAGCGCCATACGTTCTCCGACATCCTGCTCGGCGGTCTCGCGAAGGACGGCGGGCTGTACCTGCCGGCCGAGTATCCGAAGGTGTCGGCCGACGAACTCGCGCGCTGGCGCGCGCTGCCGTACGCGGATCTCGCATTCGAGATCCTGTCGAAGTTCTGCGACGACGTGCCGGCCGACGACCTGCGCGCGATCACGCGCCGCACGTATACGGCCGCCGTGTACAGCAACACGCGCCATGGCGAGAACGCGTCCGACATCACGCCGCTGAAGACGCTCGGCACCGAGAACGGCACCGCGCTGTCGCTGCTCGAACTGTCGAACGGCCCGACGCTCGCGTTCAAGGACATGGCGATGCAGCTGCTCGGCAACCTGTTCGAGTACACGCTCGCGAAGCACGGCGACGCGCTGAACATTCTCGGCGCGACGTCGGGCGACACGGGCAGCGCGGCCGAATACGCGATGCGCGGCAAGGCCGGCGTGCGCGTGTTCATGCTGTCGCCGCACAAGAAGATGAGCGCGTTCCAGACGGCCCAGATGTTCAGCCTGCAGGATCCGAACATCTTCAACCTCGCGGTCGAAGGCGTGTTCGACGACTGCCAGGACATCGTGAAGGCCGTATCGAACGATCACGCGTTCAAGGCGCAGCAGAAGATCGGCACGGTCAACTCGATCAACTGGGCGCGCGTCGTCGCGCAGGTCGTGTACTACTTCAAGGGCTATTTCGCGGCGACGCAGTCCAATGAAGAGCGCGTGTCGTTCACGGTGCCGTCGGGCAACTTCGGCAATGTCTGCGCGGGCCACATCGCGCGGATGATGGGCCTGCCGATCGCGAAGCTCGTGGTCGCGACCAACGAGAACGACGTGCTCGACGAGTTCTTCCGCACCGGCGCCTATCGCGTGCGCAGCGCGGAGAACACGTATCACACGAGCAGCCCGAGCATGGACATCTCGAAGGCGTCGAACTTCGAACGCTTCGTGTTCGACCTGCTCGGCCGCGATCCGGCGCGCGTGATGCAGCTGTTCCGCGACGTCGAGGAGAAGGGCGGTTTCGACCTCGCGGCGAGCGGCGATTTCGCGCGCGTGGCCGAGTTCGGCTTCGTGTCGGGCCGCAGCAGCCACACCGACCGCATCGCGACGATCCGCGACGTGTTCTCGCGCTACGACACGATGATCGATACGCACACGGCCGACGGCGTGAAGGTCGCGCGCGAGCATCTCGACGCGGGCGTGCCGATGGTCGTGCTCGAGACGGCCCAGCCGATCAAGTTCGGCGAGACGATCCGCGAAGCGCTCGATCGCGAAGCCGAGCGGCCGGCCGCATTCGACGGGCTCGAGGCGCTGCCGCAGCGTTTCGAGGTCGTGAAGGCCGACGCGCAACAGGTGAAGGACTTCATCGCCGCGCATACGGGCGCGTAA
- a CDS encoding homoserine dehydrogenase, whose product MEPIKVGLLGFGTVGSGTFTVLNRNQEEIKRRAGRGIEVARIAVRNPAKAQAALGGDTGGAQITDDFNAVVDDPSIAIIAEMIGGTGIARELVLRAIANGKHVVTANKALLAVHGTEIFEAARAKGVMVAFEAAVAGGIPIIKALREGLTANRIQYIAGIINGTTNYILSEMRDRGLDFATALKAAQELGYAEADPTFDIEGVDAAHKATIMSAIAFGVPVQFDRAYVEGISKLDATDIRYAEELGYRIKLLGITRRAENGIELRVHPTLIPEKRLLANVEGAMNAVVVHGDAVGTTLYYGKGAGAEPTASAVVADLVDVTRLHTADPEHRVPHLAFQPDRLSNTPILPIDEVTSGYYLRLRVADQTGVLADITRLLAETGISIDALLQKESEQVDDANGETDIVLITHETLEKHVNKAIAQIESLATVVSKVTKLRMEALN is encoded by the coding sequence ATGGAACCGATCAAAGTTGGCCTGTTGGGCTTCGGCACCGTCGGCAGCGGCACCTTCACGGTGCTGAACCGCAACCAGGAAGAAATCAAGCGCCGCGCGGGGCGCGGCATCGAGGTCGCGCGCATTGCCGTGCGCAACCCGGCCAAGGCGCAGGCCGCGCTCGGCGGCGACACCGGCGGCGCGCAGATCACCGATGATTTCAACGCGGTGGTGGACGACCCGTCGATCGCGATCATCGCCGAGATGATCGGCGGCACGGGCATCGCGCGCGAGCTCGTGCTGCGCGCGATCGCGAACGGCAAGCACGTCGTCACGGCAAACAAGGCGCTGCTCGCGGTGCACGGCACCGAGATCTTCGAAGCGGCGCGCGCGAAGGGCGTGATGGTCGCGTTCGAGGCGGCCGTGGCCGGCGGCATTCCGATCATCAAGGCGCTGCGCGAAGGCCTGACCGCCAACCGCATCCAGTACATCGCGGGCATCATCAACGGCACGACGAACTACATCCTGTCGGAAATGCGCGACCGCGGGCTCGACTTCGCGACCGCGCTGAAGGCCGCGCAGGAGCTCGGCTACGCGGAAGCCGATCCGACCTTCGACATCGAAGGCGTCGACGCCGCGCACAAGGCGACCATCATGAGCGCGATCGCGTTCGGCGTGCCGGTCCAGTTCGACCGCGCGTACGTCGAAGGCATCAGCAAGCTCGACGCGACCGACATCCGCTACGCGGAAGAGCTCGGCTACCGGATCAAGCTGCTCGGCATCACGCGCCGCGCCGAAAACGGCATCGAGCTGCGCGTGCATCCGACGCTGATTCCCGAGAAGCGCCTGCTCGCAAACGTCGAAGGCGCGATGAACGCAGTCGTCGTGCACGGCGACGCGGTCGGCACGACGCTGTACTACGGCAAGGGCGCGGGCGCGGAACCGACCGCGTCGGCGGTCGTCGCGGATCTCGTCGACGTCACGCGCCTGCATACGGCCGACCCCGAGCATCGCGTGCCGCATCTCGCGTTCCAGCCGGACCGCCTGTCGAACACGCCGATCCTGCCGATCGACGAAGTGACGAGCGGCTACTACCTGCGCCTGCGCGTGGCCGACCAGACGGGCGTGCTCGCGGACATCACGCGCCTGCTCGCCGAGACGGGCATCTCGATCGACGCGCTGCTGCAGAAGGAATCGGAGCAGGTCGACGACGCGAACGGCGAAACCGACATCGTCCTGATCACGCACGAGACGCTCGAGAAGCACGTCAACAAGGCGATCGCGCAGATCGAAAGCCTCGCGACGGTGGTCTCGAAGGTGACGAAGCTGCGCATGGAAGCGCTGAACTGA
- a CDS encoding SMR family transporter → MNPVSLVCIVTGVMLNACAQLLLKAGVNAVGHFEFSRANIIPVGLKIATQLPIIGGLACYVLSVVVWIVGLSRVDVSIAYPMLSLGYVVNAFAAWYLFGEVLSVQRLVGIGIILIGVLVLARS, encoded by the coding sequence ATGAATCCCGTTTCGCTCGTCTGCATCGTCACCGGCGTGATGCTCAACGCCTGTGCGCAACTTCTGCTGAAAGCCGGCGTCAACGCAGTTGGACACTTCGAATTCAGCCGCGCGAACATCATCCCGGTCGGCCTGAAGATCGCGACCCAGTTGCCGATCATCGGCGGCCTCGCCTGCTACGTGCTGAGCGTCGTCGTGTGGATTGTCGGGCTGTCGCGGGTCGACGTGTCGATCGCGTATCCGATGCTGTCGCTCGGCTACGTGGTCAACGCGTTCGCAGCGTGGTACCTGTTCGGCGAAGTGCTGTCGGTCCAGCGGCTCGTCGGGATCGGCATCATCCTGATCGGCGTGCTCGTGCTCGCGCGCAGTTGA
- a CDS encoding glycosyltransferase, whose product MNHLEARAGHPGAGHPGAANPEVSVIIPVYNEEEGLAALFARLYPALDALGTSYEVILINDGSRDRSAAMLADQFHVRPDTTRVVLLNGNYGQHMAILAGFAQSHGDIVITLDADLQNPPEEIGKLIEKMREGYDYVGSIRKQRQDSLWRRKASQMMNRLRERITRIKMTDQGCMLRAYSRRIIDTINVCGEVNTFIPALAYTFAQNPTEIEVAHEERFAGESKYSLYSLIRLNFDLVTGFSVVPLQWLSFIGVILSLGSAALFVLLLVRRFIVGAEVQGVFTLFAITFFLLGVIIFALGLLGEYVGRIYQQVRARPRYLIQAVLEQHDGIPAVPGMNRSEAAQ is encoded by the coding sequence ATGAATCACCTTGAAGCACGCGCCGGGCATCCGGGCGCCGGGCATCCGGGCGCCGCGAACCCGGAGGTATCGGTCATCATCCCCGTGTACAACGAGGAAGAGGGCCTGGCTGCGCTGTTCGCGCGGCTCTACCCGGCACTCGACGCACTCGGCACGTCGTACGAAGTGATCCTGATCAACGACGGCAGCCGCGACCGCTCGGCCGCGATGCTCGCGGACCAGTTCCACGTGCGTCCCGACACGACGCGCGTCGTGCTGCTCAACGGCAACTACGGTCAGCACATGGCGATCCTCGCCGGCTTCGCGCAGTCGCACGGCGACATCGTCATCACGCTCGATGCCGACCTGCAGAACCCGCCGGAGGAAATCGGCAAGCTGATCGAGAAGATGCGCGAGGGCTACGACTACGTCGGCTCGATCCGCAAGCAGCGTCAGGACAGCCTGTGGCGGCGCAAGGCGTCGCAGATGATGAACCGGCTGCGCGAGCGCATCACGCGGATCAAGATGACCGACCAGGGCTGCATGCTGCGCGCGTACAGCCGCCGCATCATCGACACGATCAACGTGTGCGGCGAGGTCAACACGTTCATCCCCGCGCTCGCGTACACGTTCGCGCAGAACCCGACCGAAATCGAGGTCGCGCACGAGGAGCGCTTCGCGGGCGAGTCGAAGTACTCGCTGTACAGCCTGATCCGGCTGAACTTCGACCTCGTGACGGGCTTCTCGGTCGTGCCGCTGCAGTGGCTGTCGTTCATCGGCGTGATCCTGTCGCTCGGCTCCGCCGCGCTGTTCGTGCTGCTGCTCGTGCGCCGCTTCATCGTCGGCGCGGAAGTGCAAGGCGTGTTCACGCTGTTCGCGATCACGTTCTTCCTGCTCGGCGTGATCATCTTCGCGCTCGGCCTGCTCGGCGAATACGTCGGCCGCATCTACCAGCAGGTGCGTGCGCGGCCGCGCTACCTGATCCAGGCCGTGCTCGAACAGCACGACGGCATCCCGGCGGTGCCGGGCATGAACCGCTCGGAGGCCGCGCAATGA
- the moaD gene encoding molybdopterin converting factor subunit 1 has protein sequence MKIQLKFFASVREALGVSDEQADVPDGVTTVGDVRAWLRLRGGAWAETLAEGRALRMACNHEMTDPDTRLTDGCEVAFFPPVTGG, from the coding sequence ATGAAGATTCAGCTGAAATTCTTTGCAAGCGTGCGCGAGGCGCTGGGCGTATCCGACGAGCAGGCCGACGTGCCCGACGGCGTGACGACCGTCGGCGACGTGCGCGCATGGCTGCGCCTGCGCGGCGGCGCGTGGGCCGAGACGCTCGCCGAAGGGCGCGCGTTGCGCATGGCGTGCAATCACGAAATGACCGACCCCGACACGCGGCTCACCGACGGCTGCGAGGTCGCGTTTTTTCCGCCGGTGACGGGCGGTTGA
- the glp gene encoding gephyrin-like molybdotransferase Glp → MSNPNSVAPRAPMLSTAEALAALLDAAKPLPGAEAVAALDALGRVLAADVSSPLDVPPMHTSAMDGYAVRVADLMHGDRRLPVSQRIPAGHPAAPLAAGTAARIFTGATVPPGADAVVMQEQASADGDAVEILHTPKAGEWITAQGADIRQGSVILPAGTRLTPQALGLAASVGCARLSVARRPRVAVFFTGDELTMPGEPLKPGAIYNSNRFTLRGLLERLGCHVTDYGIVPDSLAATRDTLREAARDHDVILTSGGVSVGDEDHVKPAVEAEGRLSLWQIAMKPGKPLAFGAVRRGDERPDAHFIGLPGNPVSSFVTFLLFVRPFLLRLSGVRDVAPRALSLRADFSQSKGDRRNEFLRARVNAAGGLDLFPNQSSAVLTSTVWGDGLIDNPPQHAISAGETVRFIPFSELLS, encoded by the coding sequence ATGTCGAACCCGAATTCCGTGGCGCCGCGCGCGCCGATGCTGTCGACCGCGGAAGCGCTCGCCGCGCTGCTCGATGCCGCGAAGCCGCTGCCCGGCGCCGAAGCCGTCGCCGCGCTCGATGCGCTCGGCCGCGTGCTGGCAGCCGACGTGAGCTCGCCGCTCGACGTGCCGCCGATGCATACGAGCGCGATGGACGGCTATGCGGTGCGGGTCGCCGACCTGATGCACGGCGATCGGCGCCTGCCGGTGTCGCAGCGGATCCCGGCCGGCCATCCGGCCGCGCCGCTCGCGGCGGGCACGGCCGCCCGGATCTTCACCGGTGCGACGGTGCCGCCCGGCGCCGACGCCGTCGTGATGCAGGAACAGGCGTCGGCCGACGGCGACGCGGTCGAGATCCTGCATACGCCGAAGGCCGGTGAATGGATCACCGCACAGGGCGCGGACATCCGCCAGGGTTCGGTGATCCTGCCGGCCGGCACGCGACTCACGCCGCAGGCGCTCGGCCTGGCCGCGTCGGTCGGCTGCGCGCGGCTGTCGGTCGCGCGGCGGCCGCGGGTCGCGGTGTTCTTCACCGGCGACGAACTGACGATGCCGGGCGAGCCGCTGAAGCCCGGCGCGATCTACAACTCGAACCGCTTCACGCTGCGCGGGCTGCTGGAGCGGCTCGGCTGCCACGTGACCGACTACGGGATCGTGCCCGACTCGCTCGCCGCGACCCGCGACACGCTGCGCGAGGCCGCGCGCGATCACGACGTGATCCTGACGAGCGGCGGCGTATCGGTCGGCGATGAGGATCACGTGAAGCCGGCCGTCGAGGCTGAAGGGCGGCTCTCGCTGTGGCAGATCGCGATGAAGCCCGGCAAGCCGCTCGCGTTCGGCGCGGTGCGCCGCGGCGACGAGCGTCCCGACGCACACTTCATCGGGCTGCCGGGCAACCCCGTGTCGAGCTTCGTCACGTTCCTGCTGTTCGTGCGGCCGTTCCTGCTGCGCCTGTCCGGCGTGCGCGACGTCGCGCCGCGCGCGCTGTCGCTGCGGGCGGATTTCTCGCAAAGCAAGGGCGACCGGCGCAACGAATTCCTGCGCGCGCGCGTCAATGCGGCCGGCGGCCTCGATCTGTTCCCGAACCAGAGTTCGGCGGTGCTGACGTCGACGGTCTGGGGCGATGGCCTGATCGACAATCCGCCGCAGCACGCGATCAGCGCGGGCGAGACCGTGCGTTTCATTCCGTTTTCCGAACTGCTGTCGTAA
- a CDS encoding DegT/DnrJ/EryC1/StrS family aminotransferase, which translates to MSQTTAPFLPFTRPEIDEETIQGVVEVLRSGWITTGPQSQKFEAALSEYCGGRPVRAFNSGTCTLEIGLRIAGVGPGDEVITTPATWVSTSNVILETGATPVFADIDPVTRNIDLDKLEQAITPRTKAIIPVYLAGLPVDMDRLYAIARAHSLRVIEDAAQALGSTWQGKRIGAFGDIVSFSFHANKNLTTIEGGALVLNNEDEATLAQKYRLQGITRTGLDGMDCDVLGGKYNLTDVAARVGLGQLPHLERFTTQRRALARAYFAALGDGPAVKLGLGLPVADFENSNWHMFQVTLPLERLSISRADFMAQMKERGIGTGVHYPAVHLFTLYRARGFKEGMFPHAERYGASTVTLPLFTQMTEDDVRRVADAINQICDQYGK; encoded by the coding sequence ATGAGCCAGACTACCGCTCCGTTTCTGCCGTTCACCCGCCCCGAGATCGATGAGGAAACCATCCAGGGCGTCGTCGAAGTGCTGCGCTCGGGCTGGATCACCACCGGCCCGCAAAGCCAGAAATTCGAAGCCGCGCTGTCCGAGTATTGCGGCGGCCGTCCGGTCCGCGCGTTCAATTCGGGCACCTGCACGCTCGAGATCGGCCTGCGCATCGCAGGCGTCGGCCCCGGCGACGAGGTGATCACGACGCCGGCCACGTGGGTGTCGACCAGCAACGTGATTCTCGAGACCGGCGCGACGCCCGTGTTCGCCGACATCGACCCGGTCACGCGCAACATCGACCTCGACAAGCTCGAGCAGGCGATCACGCCGCGCACCAAGGCGATCATCCCGGTCTACCTGGCCGGCCTGCCGGTCGACATGGACCGCCTGTACGCGATCGCGCGCGCGCACAGCCTGCGCGTGATCGAGGACGCCGCGCAGGCGCTCGGCTCGACGTGGCAAGGCAAGCGCATCGGCGCGTTCGGCGACATCGTGTCGTTCAGCTTCCACGCGAACAAGAACCTGACGACGATCGAAGGCGGCGCGCTCGTGCTGAACAACGAGGACGAGGCGACGCTCGCGCAGAAGTACCGGCTGCAGGGCATCACGCGCACCGGCCTGGACGGGATGGACTGCGACGTGCTCGGCGGCAAGTACAACCTGACCGACGTCGCCGCGCGCGTCGGCCTCGGCCAGTTGCCGCACCTCGAGCGCTTCACCACGCAGCGCCGCGCGCTCGCGCGCGCGTATTTCGCCGCGCTCGGCGACGGCCCTGCCGTGAAGCTCGGCCTCGGCCTGCCCGTCGCCGATTTCGAGAACAGCAACTGGCACATGTTCCAGGTCACGCTGCCGCTCGAGCGGTTGTCGATCTCGCGCGCCGATTTCATGGCGCAGATGAAGGAACGCGGGATCGGCACGGGCGTCCACTACCCGGCCGTCCATCTTTTCACGCTGTATCGTGCGCGCGGCTTCAAGGAGGGCATGTTCCCCCACGCCGAACGATACGGCGCGTCGACCGTCACGCTGCCGCTCTTCACGCAGATGACCGAAGACGACGTGCGTCGCGTGGCCGACGCCATCAACCAGATTTGCGATCAATACGGAAAATAA